Within the Clarias gariepinus isolate MV-2021 ecotype Netherlands chromosome 27, CGAR_prim_01v2, whole genome shotgun sequence genome, the region GTCCATGTACGAGCGCAGAGCGGGCATTCTATGTGCCACCTGAAGGATGAGAGCCATGATGTCCTTCCTGTCGTAGCGGACAGCCATGGCCAAGTGCGGGGCAGATGGTGCACAGCAGCAGAAACGCTCTCCTGGCATGGCAAGAGCGCCGTCTGAGAACTGATTCAGCAAATATTGTGCGTAAGCTCGGTGGTCGTGCACGATGGCATACAGGAGCGCCTCGGATGGAGAGTAGGTCCGTTGCTGGCTGCTATCTTCCCAGTGAAAGGTTTCCATGTTGCGCATGTCCTCCAGCATCCACACAGGTTTATGGTCGCGCACAGCTTGGTAAAACAGAAAGGAGAGAAGCTTGCGCTCCTTGCACGTGTCCTCCATCAATCCAGGCGACAGGGGAAGATCGGCTACGCGGAGAAACGAGAACGCTTTTAGGCTGTCAGTGTTAAAAGTCACAATCGCTCGTCtcacaagaaaaaataaaggcaCAAGAAATTAATACCTGATATGTTCATAAAGGAGGCGCGGCTGTCACTCTCACACGGTTGATGATTAGAAGGTCTCTGCAGTGCTCGATCAGTGCGCGTGCGCGTACGCGGCGTTCCTAATGTACAGTGCGAGATCGCGTTGCCCGTTGCCATGGTACCACCCAAGCCATAAAGGACGCTACCTGCTGTGACGTCACTGAGGGACGCCTGTAACGGAACTGCCTATTCAAACACAAACAGTACAGTAGGTTCTCTCCATATTTATACCCCCCCCCCGCCCTCCCTCTATATCGTGCGTTCAGAATGTGCcaatcatgtatttatttatttatttatttatttattaattctcgCACAGTATCGCGATGTGTGGTTATTCTGGAAAAGCTGTTCGAAATTTTCCATGGACTAAATCCGTGTATTTATCACcagcttaaaaaaaaccctgctccGCCAGAAAAACACGTTTTTCGATGGTTAAATTGTTTTCAGTGTATCCggctaataaatatatacaaatatgtacATATTTAATCTGCTATGTGAGATTACAGAAGTCATTCCCCCTTCCAACACGGTCtcataaaaagtgtttttatttaaactattaaacCCTATATTGTACATTAAGGCTATATGCAattgtttttcactttattaGGCTTTTAGTTAACAAAGCAAATCTCTGGCTCATGTACAATGTATGCATAAAACACCTTTTATATATGCTTGTATCTTATTTCAGATTTAGTTTACTCattgatttgtatttatttattttattaatctccAGATTAATCCATAGAATTAAATTGTGGCTGCCGGAATTACTGCATTTGGCCACAAGAGTATTATTAGTCAGATCAGGAACTGGCATCCCAGCGGTGTTCACTGGGtttaaggtcagggctctgtatAAAATACTTAAGCACTTCCACTCCAAActtccatgtctttatggagttTTGGTTGGTGCGCATGTTGGAACAGGTTTCGCTGAGAAGGCATAAAACTACATAATACAAAGACATTATATGCAAATACAGGCATCAGTTACTGGAAGGAAGATCTATGGGTCAGcggtccacaaacttttggccgtTTAGagtattttcattttgttttaaagttttaatctCCATTGCAATAATTGTACAGCACCTAAGTTTATCTCatttactctcactcactcatcatctataccactttatcttgtatacaggattacggggggcctgaagcttatcccaggaggcttagggaatgaggtgggatacaccctgtttggggtgccagtccattgcaggacacacttACAcgaacacactcattcacacactacaggcaatttggaaaagccaGTTAGCATAATTAGCATGTCTTCGCACTGTGgaatgaaacccaccaagcacagggagaacatgcaaattccatgcacacagaccccaaggcgaaaaacaaacccggaacctggaggtgcaaggcgacagtgcaaacCATTAAACCACAATGCCGCTACTTACTTACTAATTTATCTTTTCAGTTAAAGAAAAGTCAATTAGGGAGTACTAGGGAGTAGCCTAGACCATAAAGtgcatatttttatgcaaatagaCATTCATAATCAAACTTTCAGGACCTTTTCTCCCCCTCCTTTAAAGCTATCACACTGACTTCAGTTTTTTTCAGGCTGTGATTggataataaatgcattttactaTAACACATCTAGAATGCCCAAAGAATATACATTGCAGGATTAAGTTTCTAAACAAAGTCACTTCTAAACACAAACagcttttaattaaaagaaaaaagaatcatTTGTTGCTAAGGCCTATTTTTTGCCTTTTAATGCAGAATAATATGATTATAAGGAATTACCAATAAGAAAGACATATTGCTTTTCAAAAAAGTCATTTATTATTCACTTTAGTCTAGTATGCATGATTGGTAAGCTAGTACTAAAATACTGTACCAGTTAAAATGAAAAGTTGAATCCATCTCTGTCATCAACGAAAGGCAACTGAAGATCATGTCCTGGTCCCAGTCATCCTGGGGGATAAACTGTCTAGTGTACACAAGATTAAAAACATGctgtctcttctcttctcttctcttctcttctcttctcttctcttttcttctcacagtgtatgtttttgtgtacattctatacaaacaaaaatcaatgtatgttttcaaataaagaatattaatttgaataaaaaacatttgtttgttttctttgtttgattcAATCTGAATAATTGCATTTTACAATGCAAACTAACATTtctaatatgtgtgtgtgtgtgtgtgtgtgtgtgttgggggataTATTCACAACCTGTATCTACATGATTTTATGCAGTTGCAGTAGGTAAAAATGCCACATGAATGAACAAGTGTACAAGTGTtttctaataaagtggacaattattttaaaaaataaaatagattccTGCTTCCTGACCGCAGAGGGCAGTAGTGCACTTTCTTTCCTGCTTACCTTTCATGAGACACATTTACACCAGGAAGCTATTTGTCTGGACTAG harbors:
- the zgc:112001 gene encoding ankyrin repeat domain-containing protein 9, with amino-acid sequence MATGNAISHCTLGTPRTRTRTDRALQRPSNHQPCESDSRASFMNISADLPLSPGLMEDTCKERKLLSFLFYQAVRDHKPVWMLEDMRNMETFHWEDSSQQRTYSPSEALLYAIVHDHRAYAQYLLNQFSDGALAMPGERFCCCAPSAPHLAMAVRYDRKDIMALILQVAHRMPALRSYMDRGGCNHMEDGKTPLHLACELSHSEAVVLLLGNGASPHAEDHNGMTPLDLTLEQLWTSKVNTRAKEMCLESLLMFMPRVQFKMKSALQKDPQCWSEVLGEETFNYLVGRNPGTLFLVAMQKILSQLPPQEFPQSLDKLPIPASLKSFTQSLMQT